ATAGTAGGAAGTGATTTGGAAATGATTATGGAAAGAATGAAGACTCTGGGCTAGGGAAGAAATGGAAAAGTGTGGAGACGAGAATTGGGCTAGGGCCAAAAGGGGGAATAAAAGGTTGCAGAGAAGGGGGAATATCATTATGCAGGGGCGAAATAATCTTACACGAATGTAATGGCGGTGGTTGAGCACATTGAGTATCCTTAATTGGAATTGCTGAGGTTTTGAAAATCTTAGGACACTTCGACATCTTTGTCGgatggtaaaaaaaaagaagcctagatttttgttttagatggaaacaaaaatcaaacaacctttgtttcaatcattgAGGAACAAAAAATGATTCGAAGGTATGCTGATTGTGAATCCTAtcggggaggagggggagtgaTTTTCTTATGAAAGGATGCTAAGGAGGAGGTGGAAGCACGGTTGAGCCCGGAGGAATTGAGGACTGTATTTATGAGGTAGAAACACGTGtcacaaaagagagaaatatgCAACTACTAAAGGAATTTACAACGGAGGAAATTTAGTAGCTTTTTCTCAGGTGCAACCTCTAAAGCTCCTGGACCAGACAGCTTTGCTGGATGTTTCTACCAAAAGAGGTTTGCTACAATGCATTAATCCCCCCacccatctccccaccatcttctctctttaacatcttgattttttttaaaagctttataattatgatttttttttttttgatgatgatATAAATTATAGCTATATTGCTCTTATCTTAAATGTCAAACTTTCTTTAAACGTTTTGTAAGTTACATAATCTTTGTAAGGAtaaaagatgaacaaaaataGTCTTTCTAGCATTACTATTAAAGGATTAGCAATTTTCGTATTACTTtcttatgaaaatgaaaataaatgcgAATGGGGCAGCTTAAATCTCATTGGCCGTTACCGTATCTAAGTTCACCAGCCGTGACGCCTGCATTCCCTGCAATAAAATCTCTATCCTCCGAGCCACAGTATTTACCGCTAACGTGGCGTCGACACCAATCACGTGCGCATTGTGCAACCGGCGTGCGTAGGCTATCAAGCCTATCATCTCCTACACAAACTCCTCTCTCTCTACTTTGTCTCTTTCTGCAACGCCTGCCATACCATTTTCTCCGTTTAAACCTCAGATTCTCCCTATCCCTAATTCACGCTTTCAAATTCTGGAGAAATCTAAACCCTAATTTCAGCCCCCAAATTTTACCATTCCTGTGAGCTCTGTTACTCAAAAACCCTAAATCGAAGCCCTAAACCCACTGTTTCGAAAATCAATTTTAGCTTGGATGAAGAGGGTGTGAGCGACCAAAGAGCAGGGAAAAGGTTGTAATTCTTCGACTAATGTCGGTGGAGAGGTCGTTCGAGGCATGGGAGGAGGTGCAGCGGCACGGTCTGGACTTGGCGGACCGGCTCGCGCAGGGCTTCACGGGCTTGATCCAGTCTCACATGAGCCCTCCGTCGTTTCCGTGGCCCAATCCCCAGAACTCGAAGCTTTTCGACCTTGAATTCCCGAGTCAGACTTTCGGGAGAAGAGATTTCGGATTGGCGACCGATAGCTCGGGGATAAACGGAGTGTCGGCGATTCTAGATATCGGGAATAGGATAGGGCAGGCCGGGGCGGACTTTGGGGCGGGCTTGAATGGGTTAGTTCAGCAGTTTTTCAGGAGGCTGCCGGTGCCGTTTCGGCCAGAGGAGAACGCCGTGGCGGTGGTGCGGGTGGATGTTGAGGGGAGTAGGCTGAGGAGTGATGTGGGTGCGACTGCGCAAGGAGACATTGGGTCGTTATCGGCTCGGCTGAGGGACTTGGGATTTGCGGAGAATGATAGCGGTGCTGATGGGTCGCTTGATGATGAAGTTGCTGGGTTTAATCTGAGGACGGCAGGACTTCTGGGTAGACCGCAGGTAAGAGTTTTTGAAACTATTTACATGAATTCATTCATCATTTTGTGCAATGGTTGTGCTTGTGACATTTTCAAGTGCTAATAGCCAATAGAAATTAGAAGTTTTATATTGATATAATGCTGGTGAAGGTATTGGATATCATGGAAATGATCAAGTGAGATAGATTAGGCAGCTCTTAAGTGGATTTGGCGAGGAAGAAAGTAGTTGATTACGTGCTTTTAGTGGTGTATGTCACAATTCGTTTCCTTCGGTTGTAGTGTCTCACAATCAAGCCTACTGTAGTTTCTGGACCTTCCACTTTGCAATTTGCAATGTAAAATGTCAATCTTTGCTAATTGACAGAAATGTTGCTTTAAGATAAGAAATTAGCCATGGTGTTGCGAGCATCAACCGGAAGACTGACCTTTATAGGCCTTGAACAATAACTTAAGCCAACTCCAAACTTCTTTACTTTAGACCTGCTCCATCCAATCTTCAATCATGATTGGATGCAATGAAGTGACAGACCTGTAAATCGGAATAGGTGTTtcctttatgatttttttttttctcctttcttgttctcttttctccttctaTTTAGGTGCTTTCTCTgcactttttgatatatactacattacttattaattttttttaaaatttttttatttattattattatttttttttataaataatcaatttttattaaaagcgaaaaggggtgcaacccaagtacacaacgcatcacaagaaaaacaaaaatagtgaTGCAAAATGGGAATGAGGGTTTAAGAGTGCTAGTTACAATTCTCGGGTTTCTAGCTATCTGATTAGGTGTTTACTGGATTGGTTCTATTTTGACCGAAGTCTAACCTAACATGGTTTTTAAATTGGACAGTCTTTTCCCTAAAAGGTTTTGGCCTACCAAGAAAGTATTCTACTGTCTGAACCTCACGTGTTGTAATAGTGAGTTCAATGTTTGATTCATGGTGCTTGGAGTTTTTAATTTACTACGCGTGGTTCCCTAGAGTGTCTGAATCTCTTTGTGTGTGCCGATTCTAGCAATCCAGTCCGCCGGAACTCCTCAGAATCTGCTGGGAGGAGGCACGACAACGACTGTGGAGAAGTTACCTCTGTTGACAGAGGACAACATGCTGGTCGCTTGGTCTCCTGGAGAGATAAACCAGGACAGAGTAAAGGTTAGTGAAGATTGGGTAATTTGGGGTCTCCAACTATGGTGGGCTTGCCTGTAGTGTGCTCCCCTCTTGATTGTGACTTCACTAGCATTTGCCATGGGTCCTCTGATTTGGTTGAGACAGGGAATGAGATCCAGAGTATTGGTAATCTTGACAGGCATGCTCCTCTAAATTCTTATGCGCCTATTTCAGAGGGTGTGTCGGGTTACTCAGATTGGGTAGTTCAGTGTGCAAATGAGATTTATTCCATTGTGGGGATATCGTATGTGAGTCATAAACTGCAATTGCTGGCCCTTTTGACTTTTCCTGGAGGGGGAACGCCGAAATAATGCAATGGTAGCCAACTCGGGCAGCGGTACAAAGGGTAAGAGGGAGGTCAGGAATTTGGAGTGTTTAGTGAATTATGATGCTAGAGGTTCTAGCTCTAGTCGTGGCAATAGGAAGGGGAGGGGTACCACAGTAATTTTATGAAGCCAAGAATTATTTCTTGGAATGTAAGAGGGTTGAACAAGAGGGATAAACGATTGAGGGTGAGTAATTGGCTTAGAGATTGGAAGGCAGATATTGTATGCTTTCAAGAAACCAAACTTAAGGGTATGTCTTGCAACATTGTACGCAGTTTATGGGGTTGGAGTCATGTGGACTGGTGTTGTTTGGATTCTAATGGGGCCTCGGGGGGTATCCTGATCATGTGGGATAATAGGGTGGTGGAAAAGATAGAAGAATGTGTAGGGGTTTACACTTTGGCTGTGACTTTTAGGAATGTGGTGGATCACTCAATTTGGGCATTTGCAGGTGTGTGGTCCGAACTCTAATAGGGATAGAAGGTTTCTTTGGGATGAGTTGGCAGGTGTTCTAAGTTTGTGGAATTTGCCATGGTGCTTAGGGGGAGATTTCAATGTAACTCGATTCCCTAGTGAAAGATCAGGTACAGTTCACCTGGATTATGCTATGATGGAGTTCTCAGATTTTATTTCTGAACAAGGGTTGATGGATCTTCCTCTTGCGGGGGGCTCCTTTACTTGGTCGATTTCTCATGATCCTCCCATGTGGTCAAGGATAGATCGCTTTCTTGTGTCCCCAGAGTTGGAAGCCTGGTTTTCGGGGGTTATGCAGGAGCGATTGTCGCGCCTTTGTTCGGATCATTTCCCAATTCTTCTTGACACGGGGGATGTGTCTAGGGGGGAGAAGGCTgttcaagtttgagaatatgtggcttaaagcggaAGGGTTTGTGGCTCttgtgaaacaatggtgggagtCCTATGCTTTCCAAGGTACGCCTAGCTTTGTTTTTGCTCGCAAGCTCAAGCCTTTGAAGCTAGATTTGAAGaggtggaatgaggaggtgtttggcaacATAGGAACGAATAAGAGAATTCTCCTTGAAGATCTCCGGGGGTTTGATTTGCATGAAGAAAGTAGGGCATTGGATGATGAGGAGTTAGTGAGGAAGGTGGAGGTGGTTTGAGAATTAGAGAAGTGTATTCTTATGGAAgaagtgagttggaggcagaaatcgAGGGTGTTGTGGTTGAAGGAAGGTGATAAGTGCACTAAATTCTTTCACTCCATagccaactctaatagaagGCATAATGCTATTGATACACTTATGATTGGAGAGAACCCTTCTTCTAATCAGACAGAGATCAGTGAGCACATTGTAGAGTTCTATCAAAAGCTCTTTTCTGAGCAATGTAGGTGGAGGCCGAGGGTGGATGGTATATCCTTGGACTCCATTTCGGAGGTTGAGGCTGGATGGTTGGAGAGAGactttgaagaggaagaggttagGAAGGTAGTGTCTAAGATGAACGGCGACAAGGCGTCGGGTCTCGATGGGTTTTCTATGGACTTCTTCCAAGTTTGTTGGGATGTTCTGAGGGTGGACATTATGAAGGTGTTTGGGGATTTTCATGCAAGAGGGATGTTCGAAAGAGCCTCAATGCTTCCTTTatttcgcttattccgaagATGCTAGGTGCTATTGACCTCAAAGATTTTCGCTCGATTAGCCTGGTGGGAGGTATTTACAAAATCATTGCGAAGGTGTTAGCAAACAAATTGAAGATAATGTTGGATAAAATTATCTCCAAATCGCAGAGTGCCTTCATTAAGGGTAGGCAAATTCTAGATCCTATTTTGATTTCTAagaatgccttgatagtaggTTGAGGTCGGGGGAGCCAAGGGTGATCTGTAAGATGGAtctagaaaaagcttatgattaTGTGAATTGGGATTTTCTGTTATATTTGCTTAGGAGGTGTGGTTTCAGGGGgaatggtgctcttggatagaaCATTGCATTTCTTCGGCGCGTTTTTCGATTCTGGTTAATGGTTCCCCTAATGGTTTTTATAGTAGCTCTAGGGGattgagacaaggggaccctCTTTCTCCGTTGTTGTTTGTCTTCGTGATGGAGGTTCTGAGCAAGATGATCTCAGTGTCGGCGCACGGGGGACTGCTAGAAGGATTCACAGTTGGTAATGCTTCTTTCTCACATCTTCTGTTTGCCGATGACACTTTGATCTTTTGCAATGCTATGCTCAGCCGGTTGTGTTATTTGTGGAGCGTGTTTTTGCTGTTTGAAGCTGCTTCTGGGTTGAAGGTAAACCTAGCTAAGTTTGTTTTAATTTcggtggggaatgtggagcaagtgggTACGTTAGCCGGCATTTTAGAATGCGGGGTTGCTTCTTTGGCAGTaaagtatcttggtcttccgTTGGGAGCCTCTTATAAGGCCAAGCATATTTGAGATGGTGTTATTGAGGAGTTAGAATACAGGTTGGCTAGCTGGAAAAAGGATGTATTTACTGAAGGGTggtagggtcacccttatcaagagcaccctGGCTAATTTGCCCACttattatttgtttctcttCCCTATCCCGGTGAAAGTTGCTAAGCACATCGAGAAGCTACAACGCCAATTTCTATGGGGTGGtataggcgaagagttcaagtTTCACTTGGTAAATTGGACGAAGGTTTGCACTCCAATCAAGGAGGGAGGGTTGGGtatcaaaaatttaatggtgttcAACCGTGCacttttagggaaatggttgtggcgctatgggattgagagagatgcttggtggagagtggcGGTAGATTTGAAGTGTGGGAGCTTATGGGGCAGGTGGTGCTCTCTTGAGGCTGGAGGAGCTTATGGGTTGGGGTTGTGGAAGAATATCAAGAAAGGGTGGGAGACTCTCAAAGGCTTTACTAGACATGTGGTGGGGGATGGAACGgggattagcttttggcatgacttGTGGTGTGGTGATTCGGTTCTCAAGGTAGTCTTTCCAGTTTTATATGGAATTGCTTGTGAGAAGAATGCTTCAGTTGCGGCTAATATGGAGATGTTGGGAGGTTCAAAtcagtggaatgtgagtttCACTAGAGAGGCAcatgattgggagttggaagtCTTTGCGTCCTTTCTACAGGTGTTGCATTTTGTCAGAGTGAGACAAGGGTGTGGAGATAGATTGTGGTGgatttcttccaaaagaggtctATTCAAGGTTAAGGCCCTCTTTTATTCTTTGGCTTGCAATGAGGGTAGGagattcccttggaagagtgtgtggcggacgCAAGCTCCTCCGAGAGcggctttttttgtttggttggcgGCTCTAGGCAAAATTCTGATCTTGGATAATCTCAGGAAGCGTCATGTCATTGTGATAAAcaggtgttgcatgtgcaacAGGAGGGAGGAGGCGGtagatcatctctttcttcattgtgaggttgcttctACTCTGTGGTATGCCATCTTTAGTCGCTTTGGGATGGTCTGGGTGATGCCTAGACGGGTATTTGATATGGTAGCCTGTTGTTGGTCTTCTGGGAGGCGGAGGAGTGTTGTGGTGTGGAAAAAGGTGCCTACGTatcttttttggtgtttatggccGGAAAtgaataataggtgctttgaggattttGAGAGATCTTTggaggacattttatcctcttgttttcacactttgtatctttggactgtggCACATCTGTCCCCGTTatcgattagttatgatgatttccttgctcgcttttctttttctagttaggtgatccttttGTATATTCCCCGTGTACCTTGGGACGTCTTACGCTTTTAATtagactggttattacttatcaaaaaaattagatatcttACAACTAGATCCCCACTTcaaaagtttgtttgtttgttgtatCTCATTTGTGAGCTTTTTATCTGATGTACAGTAGGAGGGATGCATGCAAATATTGTTCAATTTGATCACcgtattttttagttttaaaatattgtgaatggttcattttttattttattttttgtttgttgatgcAGGGGATCATTAATATTACATCGACCTATGACAGCAGAACACACGACGTAGAAAGTTCTTTGGTTGCAAGGGGAGATTTATGGAGAGTAGAGGCGTCACAGGGCAGCTCTACATCTGGAAATCAGAATTCATCTCTCTTCCTCGTCCAACTTGGTCCAGTACTCTTTGTTCGTGATTCAACGCTTCTTTTGCCAGTCCATTTGTCAAAGCAGCATTTACTTTGGTATGGATACGACAGGAAGGTATGATGACCTTTAGTGTCctacattattttattatatggATGACTCAATTCATCAATTATATTTGAACAAGGTCACACAAACTTCATGCTAAAATGCTGTCTTGTGGAGATTTAATGAGAAACAGCCTCCTGAGATATCCAGAGTTGTCAGCTTTTTGTAGTTCCTTCCCAAATGATTCAAATACTCCCAGAGCTTTCAACCTACtttctttatgttttgttttaagaCTTATGGAGTGCATAAGTAACTGCATAAGAAggcatataaatatataagcaacAAGTTTGAAAGTCTGTGACAGGGTAGAGGATAAGTTAATATGCTTGGGATTTGTATTGCTAAGCTCTCTATACCTACTACAGGATAAAGCTGAATTCCATATTCTGAGATCATATGACTGGATTGTTGCCTTCTAGAGTGTCTCCCCTTCCTCATTTTTGGATTTTCCtgatttattaaaattttagattgtaATTTTTAGTTGGACCTCTTGTATACAACCTGTGACTTGATtct
This genomic interval from Corylus avellana chromosome ca3, CavTom2PMs-1.0 contains the following:
- the LOC132176348 gene encoding uncharacterized protein LOC132176348 isoform X1 — encoded protein: MSVERSFEAWEEVQRHGLDLADRLAQGFTGLIQSHMSPPSFPWPNPQNSKLFDLEFPSQTFGRRDFGLATDSSGINGVSAILDIGNRIGQAGADFGAGLNGLVQQFFRRLPVPFRPEENAVAVVRVDVEGSRLRSDVGATAQGDIGSLSARLRDLGFAENDSGADGSLDDEVAGFNLRTAGLLGRPQGIINITSTYDSRTHDVESSLVARGDLWRVEASQGSSTSGNQNSSLFLVQLGPVLFVRDSTLLLPVHLSKQHLLWYGYDRKNGMHSLCPAVWSKHRRWLLMSMLCLNPLACSFVDLQFPNGQLTYVSGEGLTTSAFLPICGGLLQAQGQYPGEMRFSFSCKNKWGTRITPMVQWPDKSFTFGLAQALAWQRSGLMVRPTIQFSLCPTFGGSSPGLRAELIHSVKEQLNLIFGCAFLTHPSAFASISLGRSKWNGNVGNSGIVVRLDTPLSSVGRPSLSVQINCGIEF
- the LOC132176348 gene encoding uncharacterized protein LOC132176348 isoform X2, which codes for MSVERSFEAWEEVQRHGLDLADRLAQGFTGLIQSHMSPPSFPWPNPQNSKLFDLEFPSQTFGRRDFGLATDSSGINGVSAILDIGNRIGQAGADFGAGLNGLVQQFFRRLPVPFRPEENAVAVVRVDVEGSRLRSDVGATAQGDIGSLSARLRDLGFAENDSGADGSLDDEVAGFNLRTAGLLGRPQGIINITSTYDSRTHDVESSLVARGDLWRVEASQGSSTSGNQNSSLFLVQLGPVLFVRDSTLLLPVHLSKQHLLWYGYDRKNGMHSLCPAVWSKHRRWLLMSMLCLNPLACSFVDLQFPNGQLTYVSGEGLTTSAFLPICGGLLQAQGQYPGEMRFSFSCKNKWGTRITPMVQWPDKSFTFGLAQALAWQRSGLMVRPTIQFRKVQVNIIWICVISCPYHMSHQQFERQTNSMVDLHHFISLRVNQRNLGQGCFSGT